The sequence GGAGAGCATGGCGACGCTGGGCATTGCGGCCCATGGCTACGGAATTCGTTACGACCACGGCCTGTTTCGCCAGGCCATCGTCGACGGTTGGCAGCACGAGCAGACCGAAACCTGGCTGAACTTCGGTAATCCATGGGAGTTCGAGCGACCCGAGGTCACCTATCTGATCGGCTTCGGCGGCAGTGTTACGGCCATGCCCCACGATGCGAGCGGGGCGGAGCAACCCAAGCACTTCTGGCACTGGGCCGAAGGTGTCCGGGCCATCGCCTACGACACGCCGGTGGTCGGCTGGCGTGGGGCGAGCGTCAACACCTTGCGGCTGTGGCGTGCGCGTGCCGAGGCGGATTTCCATCTGGAGCGTTTCAACGCGGGCGATCACATCGGGGCCGTCGCCGAGGAAGCGCGCGCCGAAAGCATTTCGCGGGTGCTGTATCCGGCCGACAGCACCGAGGCCGGCCAGGAGTTGCGTCTGCGTCAGGAGTATTTCTTCGTCGCCGCCTCGTTGCAGGACCTGCTGCGCAGGCACCTGGATCAGCGCGGCACATTGTTGAACCTGCCGGAATTCGCCGCCATCCAGCTCAACGACACCCACCCGGCGATCGCCGTGGCGGAGCTGATGCGGCTGTTGGTCGACGTGCATGAGATCCCGTGGCGCAAGGCGTGGGAGCTGACCGTCGGTACCCTGTCCTATACCAATCACACCCTGTTACCCGAGGCGCTGGAAACCTGGCCGGTTGGGCTGATGGAACGGCTGCTGCCACGCCACATGCAGATCATCTACCTGATCAACGCCCAGCATCTTGACGCCCTGCGTGAGCGCGGCGTGCATGACCTCGATCTGCTGCGTTCGGTGTCGTTGATCGAGGAAGGGCATGGCCGGCGGGTGCGCATGGGCAACCTGGCATTCCTCGGTTCGCACTGCATCAATGGCGTGTCGGCCCTGCACACCGGCCTGATGCGCGAGACGGTCTTCACCGACCTGCATTCGCTGTATCCCAAACGCATCAGCAACAAGACCAACGGCATCACCTTCCGACGCTGGCTGTACCAGGCCAATCCGCAACTGACCCGGTTGTTGGTCGAGCATGTGGGTGAAGCACTGCTCGATGCGCCGGAAACCCTGCTTCGCAAGCTGGAGCCGTTCGCCGACGAGCCATACTTTCGGGCACGCTTCGCTGCCCAGCGGCTGGCCAACAAGCAATTGCTGGCGCGCATGATCCAGGACCGACTGGGCATCAGCGTCGATCCGAATGCGCTGTTCGATGTGCACGTCAAACGCATCCACGAGTACAAGCGGCAATTGCTCAACCTCCTTCACACCGTTGCGTTGTACCAGGCGATCCGCTCCGATCCGGGCGGTAGCTGGGTGCCTCGGGTAAAGATCTTCGCCGGAAAGGCGGCAGCCAGTTATCACACGGCGAAACTGATCATCAAGCTGACCAACGACATCGCGCGCACCATCAACGACGATCCGACGGTACGGGGCTTGTTGAAGGTCGTGTTCCTGCCCAACTACAACGTGAGCCTGGCCGAGCGCATCATTCCGGCTGCCGACCTCTCCGAGCAGATTTCCACCGCAGGCCTCGAAGCCTCGGGTACCAGCAACATGAAGTTCGCGCTCAACGGCGCGCTGACGATCGGCACGCTGGATGGCGCGAATGTCGAAATGTGCGAGCAGATCGGCGCCGAGCACATGTTCATCTTCGGCATGACGGCCCAGGAGGTCGAGGCGCGCAAGCAGGCGAACGAATACAACGCCGAAGCCACAATCATCGATTCGCCGCGCCTCAGCGAGGTGTTGATGGCGATTCGCAACGGCGCCTTCTCGGCGGATGATCCGGCGCGCTACACAGCACTGATCGATGGGCTCAAATGGCACGATACCTTCATGGTCTGTGCCGACTTCGAAGCCTATTGGAAGGCGCAACTCGAGGTCGAGGCGCGCTGGAGGGATGCCGACAGCTGGTGGCGTTCGGCGGTGCTGAACACTGCCCGTACCGGCTGGTTTTCCTCGGACCGGACCATCCGCGAATATGCCCAGGAGATCTGGAAAGTGCTTTAGCGTAACGCGCGGGCGCCCCGGCAACGGGTGCGCCGCGTGCAGGGTGGGTCGGCCGTTCAGCAGCCTGATCGCCTCGCAGACACGGTCGTTGCAGGCACTTTGCCGCTGCGCTGAACTCTGTGGCGCCTGGGAGGGTCTGAGGGAGGGTTAGTTTCCCCCTGGCCTGCTAAACTGCGCGGGTTTCCCCATCCTCCGGAGTCAATTCATGTCACGCGTAACCCTGAGCCGCTACCTGATCGAGCAGACCCGCAGTAACAATACCCCTGCGGATTTGCGCTTCCTTATCGAGGTAGTGGCCCGAGCGTGCAAGGAGATCAGCCACGCCGTGTCCAAGGGCGCGCTGGGCGGAGTGCTCGGTGCCACCGAAACCGAGAACATCCAGGGTGAAGTGCAGAAAAAGCTCGACGTGCTGTCCAACGAAATTCTGCTGGAGGCCAACGAGTGGGGCGGCCACCTGGCGGGCATGGCTTCCGAAGAGATGGACAACGCCTACCAGATTCCCGGCAAATACCCGAAGGGCGCCTATCTGCTGGTCTTCGACCCACTGGACGGCTCCAGCAACATCGACGTCAACGTCTCGGTCGGCACGATTTTCTCGGTGCTGCGTTGTCCGGGCGAGAGCTTCAGCCAGAACGATGCGTTGGGAGAGGAAGCCTTTCTCCAGCCGGGTACCCGCCAGGTGGCGGCGGGCTACGCCATCTATGGCCCGCAAACCATGCTGATGCTGACGCTGGGCAATGGCGTGATGGGCTTTACCCTGGATCGCGAGCTGGGCAGCTTCGTGCTCACCCACGACGACATCCGCGTGCCGGAAAGTACCGCCGAGTTCGCCATCAACATGTCCAACCAGCGCCACTGGGAGGCTCCGGTGCAGCGCTACGTCAGCGAGTTGCTGGCCGGCGCCGAAGGCCCGCTGGGCAAGAACTACAACATGCGCTGGATCGCCTCGATGGTGGCCGACGTGCATCGTATCCTGACCCGCGGCGGCATCTTCATGTATCCGCGTGATGCCCGCGAGCCTGAGAAACCCGGCAAATTGCGCCTGATGTACGAAGCCAACCCCATGTCCTTCATCATCGAACAGGCTGGCGGCGCCGCCACCAACGGCACCCAGCGCATCCTCGACATCCAGCCCGACTCGCTGCATCAGCGTGTGCCGGTATTCCTGGGATCGAAGGAAGAGGTCGAGCGCGCCACCGGCTACCACCAGGGCTGAACGATGCAACAGGCGCCCTGGCTGGAATTGCTGGACTGGTGGTTCGGCAAGGGCGTCACCGCCAGTGAGGTCGCGGGACACAAGCACGGCTTGTGGTTCGGCTACCGGGCCGAACAGGATGCCGATGCCGATACCCGTTTCGGTGGGCTGGTCGCCCAGGCGCTGGACGGTTGCCTGGGCGACTGGGCCGACTCCCCGCATGGCTGGCTGGCGCTGGTGCTGTTGCTCGATCAATTGCCACGCATGATCTACCGCGGGACGCCACGGGCATTCGCCGGTGACGAACGTGCCCAGCACCTGGTCTGCGAGGGCATGGCCCATGGCGGCGATGTCCTGCTGACGCCGATCCAGCGCGTATTCATTTATCTGGTGCTGGAACACGCTGAAGACCTCCGCGTACAGGAGCAGGCCGTCGCGCATTTCCAGAAGCTCTGTACGCTGGCGACGGCCGAAGATCGGGCGCTGTTTGCCGACTTTCTCGATTTCGCGGTGCGGCATCGCGACGTGATCGCCAGGTTCGGTCGCTTTCCGCATCGCAATGATGTGCTCGGGCGGGAAACCACCGAGGCCGAACAGGCTTTTCTCGCCACGCCCGGCGCGCGGTTCTAGCCAATGGGTACGGGCTCGATGCCGCCGCGAATCGTTCATTTGCCAGGCGTGGCCAAGCAAGGCCAGCCTCCGACCGACCCCAAGGAAACCTGCAATGTCGTTGCGTCATTTATCGTTGATCGCCGCTGTCGTGCTGCTGGCTGCCTGCAGCCCCGTCACCCAGGAAAACTTCGCCAAGCTCAAGGCTGGCATGCCACGCGCGGAGGTCGAAGCGTTACTCGGCAAGCCGGGTGAATGCGCCGGTGCGCTGGGTATGTCCAGCTGCACGTGGGGGCAGAAGAACCGGTTCATCAGCATCCAGTTCGCCGGCGACAAGGTCATGATGTTCTCCGGCCAGGGCCTGCAATAAAGGAGTGCTCCATGCGCCTCGTCACCACGCTGTGCTGTGTATTGCTGATCGCCGGGTGTGCGCGCTCGGGTGATTCCGAAGCGCCTGACACCGTCAATCAGGTCGACCTGCAGCGCTACCAGGGGACCTGGTATGAACAGGCGCGTCTACCCATGTTCTTCCAGCGCCACTGTGTGCGCTCGCAGGCCCGCTATCAGTTGCTCGATGCGGGCCGCGTGGCGGTGATCAATCGCTGTGAAACGGCGGACGGTGAATGGCGGCAGGTCCAGGGCGAGGCAGTTCCCCAGCAAGCCGGAAGGACCGATAAGCTCTGGGTTCGCTTCGATAACTGGTTCAGCACGCTTTTCCCGTCGCTGACCAAGGGCCATTACTGGATTCTGTACCTCGACGACGACTACCGAGTGGCGCTGGTGGGCAGTCCGGACCGCGACTACCTCTGGTTGTTGTCGCGAGAGGAAACGGTCGATCCGGCACTGCGCGACACGCTGCTCGATGAGGCTCGCAAGCGCGGCTACGACGTCAGCGAGCTGATCTGGCGTGGCGAGTCGGGCTGACGCGTGCTGGGCCTCGCAGGCGCCTGATCCGGCGCGGTCATTCCCAGTTCATTCGTGCCAATAGCCATTCGCCGTCCTCACGCCACCATTCGAGCCTGACCTGATAATGGCCGACGCGCTGGGGTAACCAGCGCTCGGCGCCGGCCAGCGCTACCTGTGCCTCGCTGTAGCCCTTGTCCGAATAGCTTGGGTCGATCCAGCTCTGGTCATTGAGCGCGATTACCCGCACGTTGGCATGACGCAGGAACATCAGGGTGGCCGTACGCCGCACCCAATCCCGGTCGAGGTGCTGATTGGCGCTGAAGTCGGGGTGGATCAGCGCCATCAGCTCGCCGTGGTCCTTGTTTTCAATGCTGTCCTGCAGCGATTGCGCGGCCGCATCCAGTGCTGCCTGGGGATCATCGCGACCGCAGCCGGCCAGCAATAGCGTGAGCACCACCGCTGCGGTGGCTAATTTCCATACGGGCATGCCGAACCTCTCGAACCTCGTTATGATGCCGGAAACGTCAGACGGGCCGTCGAGCCCGCGCACCGATCATGGAGTGTGCCATGCAGACCTTGTATCCGGAGATCAAACCCTACGCCCGGCACGAGCTGGCGGTCGAACAACCGCATGTGCTTTACGCCGACGAGAGTGGATCACCGGGCGGGCTGCCTGTGCTCTTCGTGCACGGTGGCCCGGGGGGTGGCTGCGATGCCCTGAGCCGCCGATTTTTCGATCCCAACCTGTACCGCATCATTACGTTCGACCAGCGTGGCTGTGGCCGCTCCACCCCGCACGCGAGCCTGGAGAACAACACGACCGCACACCTGATCGACGATATGGAGCGCCTTCGCACCTTTCTCGGTATCGACAAGTGGGTGCTGTTCGGTGGCTCCTGGGGCTCGACGCTGGCGCTGGCGTATGCCCAGGCGTATCCCGAACGCGTCCATGCGCTGATCTTGCGCGGCATCTTCCTCTGCCGGCAGAAAGAGTTCTCCTGGTTTTACCAGGAAGGCGCCAGCCGGCTATTCCCTGATTACTGGCAGGATTTCCTTTCGCCGATTCCGCCGGAAGAGCGTGGCGATCTGATGCAGGCCTACTACCGTCGCCTGACTGGCAGCGACCAGATCGCGCAGATGCACGCGGCCAAGGCCTGGTCGTGCTGGGAAGGCCGTACCGCCACGCTGCGGCCCAACACTCAGGTGGTCGATCGCTTCTCCGACACTCACCGGGCGCTGGCGATGGCGCGGATCGAATGTCACTACTTCGTCAACGGCGCGTTTCTCGAACCCGATCAACTGCTGCGCAACATGCACAAGATCGCGCACCTGCCGGGCATCATCGTGCATGGTCGCTACGATGTCATCTGTCCCCTGGACAACGCCTGGGAACTGCACGAGGCATGGCCCAACAGCGAACTGCAGATCATCCGTGAAGCGGGGCATTCGGCGTCCGAGTCCGGTATCTGTGACGCGCTGGTGCGTGCCGCGGCGGACGTGGCCCACCGCCTGCTTCGTCTGCCGCCCGAGGAAGCCTGATGAAGGCGCTGATCCAGCGGGTGAGGCATGCACGGGTCGAGGTCGCGGGCGAGGTGGTCGGTGGCATTGACCAGGGCCTCCTGGTGCTGGTGGGCGTCGAGCGTGAGGACGATCGCGCACGGGCCGACAAACTGTTGCACAAGTTGCTGCGTTACCGCGTTTTCAGCGACGAGCAGGGCAGGATGAACCGTTCGTTGAGCGACATCGGCGGCGGCCTGCTGTTGGTGTCTCAGTTCACCTTGGCCGCGGATACCGGCAGCGGCCTGCGGCCCAGCTTTTCCAGCGCGGCGGCACCGTCGCTCGGCGAAGAGCTCTACGAATACCTGCTCGGCCAGGCGCGTCGGCACCATCAGCCGGTCGCCTGCGGCCGCTTCGGCGCGGACATGCAGGTGCATCTGCAAAACGATGGGCCTGTGACCTTTCTGCTGCAAAGCTGAGAGGGTTCGCGGGCGGTTCGATCAGCGCTTCGACGGTTCCAGGCCGTTTTCGTGCAGCCAGGTCATTGCGTACTCGCGCAGCTGTACGGCCTGGTAGTCCAGCCAGGCCTCGCGGACCTCGGGGAAGTCTTCCAGTTTGAAATCGAACGTGCGCAGCGGTTTGCGGCCCTGCAGCGCATGGCTGAGCACCGCATGGGCGTTGGGGTCGTGCTGGGTAAAGAGGAACGCCTCACGCATGGCGATCGATTGCGCGAGCCCGAGCGGTTCGATGTGCAGGAAGCGATCGTCCTGCACGTCATATTTTTCATCCATGCCGGGCGCAGCTTCCCCCGGAAACACGGCGCGAATCTCCCCCGATTCCAAGTCGAGGTAGTGCTCGCTGGCATCACGGTTGTCCAGCGCATACTCCAGGCGGTGAAGGTCAATGGTCAATGGGCGCATGGCAGATACTGCTGTTTGGGGTTCAGTAGCTCTGACCTGCGCGGTCCGGATGCGTGCATTACGTTCATCGGTCACGCGTGGACATGCGACGACGCGCCCGGCGTCGATCAGAACAGACGCGCCAGCAGAGCGCTGACCGCCGTTTCCACGCGCAGGATGCGCTCACCCAACTGCACCGGCTGCAGTCCCGCTTCGGTGAATTTCTCGATTTCGTAGGGTATCCAGCCGCCTTCCGGACCAATGGCCAGCGTCACCGAGTCGGTGATCGCGCGCGGGCAATCGGGATAGCTGCCCGGATGGCCGACCAGGCCACGGGTACCGGCCGCCAGGTGTGGCAGGTGATCTTCGACGAAGGGCTTGAAACGCTTTTCGATGCTTACCTCGGGGAGCACGGTGTCGCGTGCCTGCTCGAGGCCGAGCACCAGTTGCTCGCGGATCGCGGTCGGCTCCAGGAAAGGCGTTTGCCAGAAGCTCTTTTCCACTCGGTAGCTGTTGAGCAGCACCAGCCTGGGTACGCCCATGCAGGCGACGGTCTGCAGCACCCGTCGGAGCATCTTGGGGCGTGGCAGGGCCAGCAACAGGGTAATGGGCAATTTGCTCGGAGGGGGCTGGTCCAGGTGGACCTCCAGCTCCGCCTCGCCGGCTTCCAGCCGCAACAGCCGACCCTGGCCCATCTCACCGCCAAGCACACCGACCCGCAGGCTTTCGCCTGCCTTGGCACGGTGCACGTCCTGGATATGCGCCAGGCGTCGATCACGCAGGACGACGCGATTGGCGGCAACGAAGTCAGCCGCTTCCAGCAAGAGCAGGTTCACGGACGAGGCGTAGGCGATTGGTCGCTGGGCGCCGCCGGCTCGGAATCGGCGTCGCCGCGGAATTCGCCCTCGCGTTTTTTCACCATGCTGCCGAAGATCAGCCCGGCCTCGAACAACAGCCACATCGGTATAGCCAGCAGCGCCTGGGAAAACACATCCGGCGGCGTCAGCACCATGCCGACCACGAAGCAACCGACGACCACGTAGGGGCGGCTCTTGCGCAGGGTGGCGACATCGACGATGCCGACCCAGATCAACAGAAAGGTCGCCACCGGGATCTCGAATGCCACACCGAAGGCGAAGAACAGGGTCAGGACGAAATCCAGGTACTGGCCAATATCGGTCATCATCGCCACGCCCTCGGGCGTCACGCTGGCGAAAAACCCGAACATGATGGGGAACACCACGAAATAGGCGAAGGCCATGCCGCCGTAGAACAGGAAAATGCTGGAAATCAGCAAGGGGACCGCGACTCGCTTTTCGTGCTTGTACAGGCCGGGCGCGATGAAGCTCCATATCTGATGGAGGATCACCGGCATCGACAGGAACAACGCGACCATCATGGTCAGTTTGAAGGGCGTCAGGAAAGGCGAGGCCACGCCGGTGGCGATCATCGTCGCGCCCTCCGGCAGATACGCTCGCAACGGCGCCGCCACCAGGGCGTAGATCTGCTGTGAGAAGTAGAACAATCCGCCGAACAGCAACAGGATGGCTGCCACGCAGCGCAGCAGACGCTTGCGCAACTCGGTCAGGTGCGCAACCAGCGGCATTTCCTGATCATCGATGGGAGTATTGCTCATGGCTCAGCGGGTCTGTCCGGGCGTGATACGGGGGCTGTTTCGGCGGGTTTTGCTTCGCTGGGGCTGGCTTCGGCCACCGCTTGTGTACCGGGCGCGCTCGCATCCGGCGCAGGCGTGGCGGACTGCGGGGACCCGCTGCTACCGGTGCCTGGAGGGCTGGGCATGATGCTCTGCTTCATTTCCCGTTCAAGATCGAGGATGCGCTCGTTATGCAACTGGCGGCGGATCTCGTCGGCGCCGATTTCGCGCTCGACCTCGGACTTGATGTTGGCGAAGCTGCGCTTGGCCCGACCAATCCAAAGCCCGGCGGTGCGCACGGCACCCGGAAGGCGCTCCGGGCCAAGTACGAACAGCGCAACCAGGCCGATCAGCAGCAGTTCGGTGAAGCCGATATCGAACATGGCGCCTCAGTTCTTCTTCGTCGGATCTTCGACCTTGCGGGCCTCGGCATCGATGGTGTGGTTCTGTTTCTCTTCGACACTGGGCTTGTCTTCATCGGTGCCCATGGACTTGCGGAACCCCTTGATCGCGTCACCGAGGTCCGAGCCCAGGCCTTTCAGCCGCTTGGTGCCGAAAAGCATGACCACAATGAGCAGAATGATCAGGAGTTGCCAGACGCTGATTCCACCAAAACCCATGCTGCGTTACTCCGAAGTTGAATATCAGGATTGCGGGCGCGCGGCTTTTTCCGCGTGCCCCGAAAGACCGAAACGCCGGTCCAGTTCGTCCAGTACCGCCTGGGGGTGCTGGTCCAGTGCGGCCAGCATCACCAGGCTGTGAAACCACAGGTCGGCGGTTTCGTAGATCAGGTCGCTGGCATCGCCGCTAGCGGCTGCATCCTTGGCGGCCAGTATGGTTTCCACCGACTCCTCGCCGACTTTCTCGAGGATCTTGTTCAGCCCCTTGTGATAGAGGCTGGCCACGTAGGAGCTGTCCGCAGCGGCGCCCTTGCGGGCTTCCAGCACCTCGGCCAGGCGGTCGAAGGTGTCACTCATGTTTGTGCTCCGCATAGATCGCGTCCGGGTCCTTGAGGACCGGCTCGACGGTTTTCCAGGCACCGTTCTCGAATACCCGATAGAAGCAGCTTTCACGACCCGTGTGGCAGGAGATGCCGCCCACCTGCTCAACGCGCAGCACGATCACGTCGGCATCGCAGTCCAGGCGCAGTTCATGCAGCTTCTGCACATGGCCCGATTCCTCTCCCTTGCGCCACAGCTTGCCACGCGAACGTGACCAGTAGATGGCGCGGTTCTCCTGCGCGGTGAGTGCCAGCGCTTCGCGATTCATCCAGGCCATCATCAGGATGCGCCCGGTCTGATGATCCTGGGCAATCGCCGGTACCAGGCCGTCTTCGTTCCAGTGTATGTCGTCCAGCCAGTTCATCGGATTCTCCGCTCAATGCGCCAAGTGTGCCAGCCCCGCCGACTGCTGGCTATCGGCGCACCACGATGTAGATACCGGCGCTGAGCATGATCCAGGCTGGCCATGTGGTGACGGCGGTAAAACTGTCCGCGGCCGCGGCGAGGGTCGCTCCACCACCCAGCAGCACGGCACCGATGAGGCGCAGCGGCCAGTGGCGATGACGCTCCCGCCAGGGCGGTGGCGGGTTGTTGGCATGTGGATTGGACATGCGTTCGAGCAGCTCGCGGGTCATGCTGGCCAGGTGCGGCAGCTGTTCGATCTGCGCATGGGCATTTTTCAGCAGTTGCCTGGGGCTCATGCGCTCGCGCATCCAGCGTTCGAGATAGGGCTGGCCGGTAGCCCACAGATCCAGTTCAGGATACAGCTCGCGGCCCAAGCCCTCGATGTTCAGCAAGGTCTTCTGCAACAGCACCAGTTGCGGTTGGACCTCCATGTTGAAGCGCCGCGCGACCTGGAACAGGCGCACCAGCAACTGGCCGAACGAAATATCCTTCAACGGTTTTTCGAAGATCGGCTCGCAGACGGTACGGATCGCTGCCTCGAACTCGTTGACCTTGGTTTCCGCCGGTACCCAGCCCGAGTCGATATGCAGTTGCGCGACCTTGCGGTAGTCGCGTTTGAAGAAAGCCATGAGGTTGCGCGCCAGGTAGTCCTGGTCCTCGGGCGTCAGGCTGCCGACGATGCCGAAATCCACCGCGATGTATTGCGGGTTCCAGGGCTGGTGGGTGCTGACGAAAATATTGCCGGGGTGCATGTCGGCATGGAAGAAGCTGTCGCGAAAGACCTGGGTGAAGAATATCTCCACGCCGCGCTCGGCCAGCTGTTTCATGTCGGTGCGCTGTTCGGCCAGCCGAGCCATGTCGGTCACCGGGACGCCGTAGATGCGCTCCATCACCAGCACCTGGGGGCGGCAGAAATCCCAGTACACCTGGGGAACGTAAAGCAGGGGCGATCCCTGGAAATTACGTTTGAGCTGGCTGGCATTGGCGGCTTCGCGCAGCAGGTCGAGTTCGTCGTAGATGGTCTTGGCGTAATCATCGACGACTTCGACCAGGTGCAGCCGGCGGGCTTCGGTGGAGGCCCTTTCAGCCATCTTGGCGAGCAGGAACAGCCAGGCAATGTCCTGACTGATCACAGGTCGCAGGTTGGGTCGCACGACCTTGACCACCACTTCTTCGCCGCTGCGCAACCTGGCGGCATGGACCTGGGCGACCGAGGCGGACGCCAGCGGCTTGCTGTCGAATCGTGCAAAGATTTCGCCCACCGGCGCACCCAGTTGGCGCTCGATCAACGCGGTGGCGACCGCCGAGTCGAACGGCGGTACGCGGTCCTGGAGCATCGCCAGCTCTTCAGCGATGTCCAGCGGCAGCAGGTCGCGACGGGTAGAGAGGATCTGGCCGAACTTGATGAAAATCGGGCCGAGGCCTTCCAGCGCCAAGCGCAGGCGCGCACCACGGGACAGCACCGTGCGACGACGCGGCAGCCAGCGCCAGGGCAGCAGATAGCTGGTCGAGCGCAACCACCAGGGCATCGGCAGGTCGAGGATGATGTCGTCCAGGCGGTAGCGAATCACCACCATCAGGATGCGGAACAGGCGTCGGGCGGCGGCGAACAGCTTCATTCGGGTCGGTCTGGTTTCAGAGATGGGTTGAGCCGCTCGACCCGGGCTTCGAGTCGGTCGAGATCGAGTTTGAGGCGATCGAGTTCAGCGAAGCGGGTTTCTGCCTCGTCCTTGCCGATCAGTACGCGGGATTCCTCGCTGAGGTAGTCAGCCAGGTCCTGGCGCAGGCTGTCGGCACTCTGTCGCGCCCAGTCGGCCTGCCGGCGGGCACCCGCCCCGAGCAGATGGGCGCCGACCGGTCCGAGCCAGCGCGACACTTCATACTCCCAGTCCAGCTCAAGGTCCTGCAGTACGTCGGCCAGGCTCATCAAAGGCGCGCTGTCGCCCTCGATCTCGACGTCCGGGCCATGCAGGATCGCAGTCTTGTTACGGCTGGTGGCCAATCGCAGCAAGCTCGCACCGGAGGCACGCAAGCGGCAGTCCGGCTCGCTGCCCCAGTCTTCGGCCAGTCTCAGGCCCTCGGCATCGGCAAGAATGAACAGCCGCCACGCCGGTGCCGTGCAGTCGACCTCGATGATCCGGCCACTGAGGCGGGCGAGGCGCGGCAGGGCAGTCGGGTCCAGACGCAGCACGCGATTGAGGCCGCGTTCGGCTCCGGCCAGCAGGGCTGCGCGCAGCATCAGGGCTTGATGCCGCGATGCAGGGCGACAATGCCGCCGGTCATGTTGTGGTAGGTAACGCGCTCGAAGCCGGCGTCGACCATCATGCCTTTCAGGGTTTCCTGGTCCGGGTGCATGCGGATCGACTCGGCCAGGTAGCGGTAGCTTTCCGAGTCGTTGGTGATCAGCTTGCCCATCATCGGCAGCAGGCTGAAGGAGTAGGCATCGTAGGCCTTGGAGAACAGCGGGTTGGTCGGCTTGGAAAACTCCAGCACCAGCAACCGGCCGCCGGGCTTGAGTACCCGCAGCATCGAGGCGATGGCGTCTTCCTTGTGTGTCACGTTGCGAAGGCCGAAGGCGATGGTGACCACATCGAAATGGTTGTCGGGGAAGGGCAGCTTCTCGGCATCGGCCTGGACGAATTTCACGTTGCCCGCCACGCCCTTGTCGAGCAGCCGGTCGCGGCCGACCTTGAGCATCGAGGCGTTGATGTCCGCGAGCACCACTTCACCGGTCGGACCGACGATGCGAGAGAACTGGCGCGTCAGGTCACCGGTGCCGCCGGCGATGTCCAGC is a genomic window of Stutzerimonas stutzeri containing:
- a CDS encoding glycogen/starch/alpha-glucan phosphorylase — protein: MSYESTAPNADEVATFRNAIISKLTYSIGKDPEHASNHDWFEAVALATRDRMIDQWMDRTRQGYREGKKRVYYLSLEFLIGRLLTDSLSNLGLLDVAREALAGVDVDFERIRLAEPDAALGNGGLGRLAACFMESMATLGIAAHGYGIRYDHGLFRQAIVDGWQHEQTETWLNFGNPWEFERPEVTYLIGFGGSVTAMPHDASGAEQPKHFWHWAEGVRAIAYDTPVVGWRGASVNTLRLWRARAEADFHLERFNAGDHIGAVAEEARAESISRVLYPADSTEAGQELRLRQEYFFVAASLQDLLRRHLDQRGTLLNLPEFAAIQLNDTHPAIAVAELMRLLVDVHEIPWRKAWELTVGTLSYTNHTLLPEALETWPVGLMERLLPRHMQIIYLINAQHLDALRERGVHDLDLLRSVSLIEEGHGRRVRMGNLAFLGSHCINGVSALHTGLMRETVFTDLHSLYPKRISNKTNGITFRRWLYQANPQLTRLLVEHVGEALLDAPETLLRKLEPFADEPYFRARFAAQRLANKQLLARMIQDRLGISVDPNALFDVHVKRIHEYKRQLLNLLHTVALYQAIRSDPGGSWVPRVKIFAGKAAASYHTAKLIIKLTNDIARTINDDPTVRGLLKVVFLPNYNVSLAERIIPAADLSEQISTAGLEASGTSNMKFALNGALTIGTLDGANVEMCEQIGAEHMFIFGMTAQEVEARKQANEYNAEATIIDSPRLSEVLMAIRNGAFSADDPARYTALIDGLKWHDTFMVCADFEAYWKAQLEVEARWRDADSWWRSAVLNTARTGWFSSDRTIREYAQEIWKVL
- a CDS encoding class 1 fructose-bisphosphatase, with product MSRVTLSRYLIEQTRSNNTPADLRFLIEVVARACKEISHAVSKGALGGVLGATETENIQGEVQKKLDVLSNEILLEANEWGGHLAGMASEEMDNAYQIPGKYPKGAYLLVFDPLDGSSNIDVNVSVGTIFSVLRCPGESFSQNDALGEEAFLQPGTRQVAAGYAIYGPQTMLMLTLGNGVMGFTLDRELGSFVLTHDDIRVPESTAEFAINMSNQRHWEAPVQRYVSELLAGAEGPLGKNYNMRWIASMVADVHRILTRGGIFMYPRDAREPEKPGKLRLMYEANPMSFIIEQAGGAATNGTQRILDIQPDSLHQRVPVFLGSKEEVERATGYHQG
- a CDS encoding DUF924 family protein, which encodes MQQAPWLELLDWWFGKGVTASEVAGHKHGLWFGYRAEQDADADTRFGGLVAQALDGCLGDWADSPHGWLALVLLLDQLPRMIYRGTPRAFAGDERAQHLVCEGMAHGGDVLLTPIQRVFIYLVLEHAEDLRVQEQAVAHFQKLCTLATAEDRALFADFLDFAVRHRDVIARFGRFPHRNDVLGRETTEAEQAFLATPGARF
- a CDS encoding lipocalin family protein, coding for MRLVTTLCCVLLIAGCARSGDSEAPDTVNQVDLQRYQGTWYEQARLPMFFQRHCVRSQARYQLLDAGRVAVINRCETADGEWRQVQGEAVPQQAGRTDKLWVRFDNWFSTLFPSLTKGHYWILYLDDDYRVALVGSPDRDYLWLLSREETVDPALRDTLLDEARKRGYDVSELIWRGESG
- the pip gene encoding prolyl aminopeptidase, which encodes MQTLYPEIKPYARHELAVEQPHVLYADESGSPGGLPVLFVHGGPGGGCDALSRRFFDPNLYRIITFDQRGCGRSTPHASLENNTTAHLIDDMERLRTFLGIDKWVLFGGSWGSTLALAYAQAYPERVHALILRGIFLCRQKEFSWFYQEGASRLFPDYWQDFLSPIPPEERGDLMQAYYRRLTGSDQIAQMHAAKAWSCWEGRTATLRPNTQVVDRFSDTHRALAMARIECHYFVNGAFLEPDQLLRNMHKIAHLPGIIVHGRYDVICPLDNAWELHEAWPNSELQIIREAGHSASESGICDALVRAAADVAHRLLRLPPEEA
- the dtd gene encoding D-aminoacyl-tRNA deacylase yields the protein MKALIQRVRHARVEVAGEVVGGIDQGLLVLVGVEREDDRARADKLLHKLLRYRVFSDEQGRMNRSLSDIGGGLLLVSQFTLAADTGSGLRPSFSSAAAPSLGEELYEYLLGQARRHHQPVACGRFGADMQVHLQNDGPVTFLLQS
- a CDS encoding UPF0158 family protein, whose amino-acid sequence is MRPLTIDLHRLEYALDNRDASEHYLDLESGEIRAVFPGEAAPGMDEKYDVQDDRFLHIEPLGLAQSIAMREAFLFTQHDPNAHAVLSHALQGRKPLRTFDFKLEDFPEVREAWLDYQAVQLREYAMTWLHENGLEPSKR
- a CDS encoding 16S rRNA (uracil(1498)-N(3))-methyltransferase, with protein sequence MNLLLLEAADFVAANRVVLRDRRLAHIQDVHRAKAGESLRVGVLGGEMGQGRLLRLEAGEAELEVHLDQPPPSKLPITLLLALPRPKMLRRVLQTVACMGVPRLVLLNSYRVEKSFWQTPFLEPTAIREQLVLGLEQARDTVLPEVSIEKRFKPFVEDHLPHLAAGTRGLVGHPGSYPDCPRAITDSVTLAIGPEGGWIPYEIEKFTEAGLQPVQLGERILRVETAVSALLARLF